A window of Haliscomenobacter hydrossis DSM 1100 contains these coding sequences:
- a CDS encoding L-serine ammonia-lyase, iron-sulfur-dependent, subunit alpha — protein MSTYPSIFNDVIGPVMRGPSSSHCAASLRIARLCRDLMDENIRDIFIEFDPNGSLATTHKSQGSDMGLFGGFLGWEAYDERLPESEKHLQTAGINVNIAICDIGADHPNTYKITLSNPCEIRRLTAISTGGGMIEVIDIDGVTVSMAGDYFETLIYCTKPERILEFLKASVVYDELQFRAGADLSFIEIKAQAFPDALIQQELLAMEEVAFIKYLKPVLPVMARKNLRVPFITCAEMLEYQGDHNKSLWELAVDYESARGNISATEVFEKMRSIVRIMANAIELGLKGTHYEDRILGSQSLQFQEKLDGQQLIGGDVNNRVILYVSAMMEVKSSMGVIVAAPTAGSCGALPGAIIGTAQSLQLPEDEMVKAMLAAGLIGVFIAAHATFAAEVGGCMAETGSGGGMAAAALVGMRGGTLEQSLAAASLALQNSLGIICDPIGNRVEAPCLGRNVMAASNALSCANMALSNYAPLIPLDEVIETMKAVGDQIHHTLRCTNLGGLSISKSAKRIEAMLEEVPSIFLKSC, from the coding sequence ATGAGCACCTATCCAAGCATCTTCAATGACGTCATCGGGCCAGTCATGCGGGGGCCATCCAGTTCGCATTGTGCGGCCTCGCTGCGCATTGCCCGTTTGTGCCGCGACCTGATGGATGAAAACATCCGCGACATCTTCATTGAATTTGACCCCAATGGCTCATTGGCCACTACCCATAAAAGCCAGGGTTCGGACATGGGTTTGTTTGGCGGGTTCCTGGGTTGGGAAGCCTACGACGAACGTTTGCCAGAATCCGAAAAACACCTGCAAACCGCGGGCATCAACGTCAACATCGCCATTTGTGACATCGGCGCCGACCATCCCAATACCTACAAAATCACCCTCAGCAACCCGTGTGAAATCCGCAGGCTGACGGCCATTTCCACGGGCGGAGGCATGATTGAGGTGATCGACATCGACGGCGTAACGGTATCTATGGCGGGTGATTATTTTGAGACGCTGATCTATTGTACCAAGCCTGAGCGCATCCTGGAATTCCTAAAAGCTTCCGTGGTTTACGACGAGCTGCAATTTAGAGCTGGAGCAGATTTGAGTTTTATCGAAATCAAAGCCCAAGCCTTTCCCGATGCCCTCATCCAGCAAGAATTGCTGGCAATGGAAGAAGTGGCCTTCATCAAATACCTGAAACCTGTACTGCCCGTAATGGCGCGGAAAAACCTGCGTGTCCCCTTCATCACCTGCGCGGAAATGCTGGAATACCAAGGCGACCATAACAAATCCCTCTGGGAACTGGCCGTAGATTACGAAAGTGCCCGCGGTAACATTTCTGCTACGGAAGTATTTGAAAAAATGCGCAGTATCGTCCGAATCATGGCCAATGCCATCGAATTGGGACTGAAAGGAACGCATTACGAAGACCGGATTTTGGGCAGCCAATCCTTACAATTCCAGGAAAAACTGGATGGACAACAACTCATTGGCGGCGACGTGAACAACCGCGTCATTCTCTACGTTTCCGCCATGATGGAAGTCAAAAGTTCGATGGGCGTAATCGTGGCTGCGCCCACTGCGGGCTCTTGTGGGGCTTTGCCCGGAGCCATCATCGGCACGGCGCAATCACTACAACTCCCGGAGGATGAAATGGTCAAAGCCATGCTGGCCGCGGGTTTGATTGGGGTATTCATCGCTGCTCACGCCACTTTTGCTGCCGAAGTTGGTGGATGTATGGCCGAAACCGGATCGGGTGGAGGTATGGCTGCGGCGGCGCTGGTAGGCATGCGGGGTGGTACGTTGGAGCAGTCCCTGGCTGCGGCCTCGCTGGCCCTGCAAAACTCCTTGGGCATCATCTGTGACCCGATTGGCAACCGAGTAGAGGCACCTTGTTTGGGCCGCAACGTAATGGCTGCCAGCAATGCGCTGTCTTGCGCCAACATGGCCTTGTCCAATTATGCGCCCTTGATCCCTTTGGATGAAGTGATCGAAACCATGAAAGCAGTGGGCGATCAAATCCACCACACGCTGCGTTGTACCAATCTGGGCGGCTTGTCGATTTCCAAATCGGCCAAACGGATCGAAGCCATGTTGGAGGAAGTACCCAGTATTTTTTTAAAAAGTTGCTAA
- a CDS encoding helix-turn-helix transcriptional regulator, whose translation MNYQTYPPSPDLAPLIKCFWSLEFSDNTTLEKQTIVPDGCMELIVHFGDLYQQFQVDGSSSVQPRSFVFGQLSSSLEIAPTGHTGIIAARFHPDGFTPMTPTALAEMENKAVALDELFGEAGIQLEQNILAATSNPERIRLLETFILSRLSTPEAIDRVVKSSVDLLMILEGQVKVEHIAGQLNVNRRQLERKFSTTVGLSPKQLSKIIRIQAALKKLNQDPEANLTDLAYQNGYFDQSHFIKDFKEFTGISPKQFFAGHLKLSALFIGME comes from the coding sequence ATGAACTACCAAACCTATCCACCTTCGCCTGACCTTGCTCCGCTCATCAAGTGTTTCTGGAGCCTCGAATTTTCTGACAACACAACCCTGGAAAAACAGACCATTGTGCCTGACGGTTGTATGGAGCTGATTGTACACTTTGGCGACTTATACCAACAATTCCAAGTCGATGGCAGCAGCAGCGTGCAACCCCGCAGCTTTGTGTTCGGACAACTCAGCAGCTCACTGGAGATTGCCCCCACTGGCCATACCGGGATCATTGCCGCCCGTTTTCATCCCGATGGTTTTACGCCCATGACTCCCACTGCGCTGGCTGAAATGGAAAACAAAGCGGTAGCACTGGATGAATTATTTGGGGAGGCAGGTATTCAACTTGAACAAAACATCCTTGCCGCAACCAGTAATCCGGAACGGATCAGGTTATTGGAAACCTTTATCTTGTCTCGCCTGAGTACCCCCGAAGCCATCGACCGCGTGGTAAAATCCAGTGTGGACCTACTCATGATTTTGGAGGGGCAAGTAAAAGTGGAGCACATCGCTGGGCAGTTGAATGTCAATCGGCGGCAGCTGGAACGAAAATTCAGCACGACCGTTGGGCTGAGCCCCAAACAATTGTCAAAAATTATTCGAATTCAGGCTGCCTTAAAAAAATTAAATCAAGATCCTGAGGCCAACCTCACCGACCTGGCTTACCAAAATGGCTACTTCGATCAATCGCATTTCATCAAAGATTTCAAAGAATTTACGGGCATCAGCCCCAAACAGTTTTTTGCCGGGCATCTAAAATTGTCGGCGCTATTCATCGGAATGGAATAA
- a CDS encoding GrpB family protein: protein MSTLKKITISPYNPEWQQSFLQLKVVYTHALDELITDIQHVGSTSVIGLDAKPVLDIDIVIEHRDKLAPVVQKLAQLGYTHVGDRGIKDREAFKRNSDFTPTDGSQRTWPAHHLYVCPGDSVSLKNHVTFRDYLRNHPEKCAEYGTLKRKLAQENPHDINWYIEQKTAFIVECLQANGFAATELRDIEEQNKA from the coding sequence ATGTCGACCCTCAAAAAAATCACCATCTCTCCTTACAACCCGGAGTGGCAGCAATCCTTTTTACAATTAAAAGTAGTCTATACCCACGCTTTAGACGAACTCATCACCGACATCCAACATGTGGGCAGTACTTCCGTAATTGGCCTCGACGCAAAACCAGTCCTCGACATCGACATCGTGATTGAGCACCGGGATAAATTGGCACCCGTCGTCCAAAAACTCGCACAACTGGGCTACACCCATGTCGGTGACCGCGGAATCAAAGACCGCGAAGCATTCAAACGCAACTCCGATTTCACCCCCACCGACGGAAGCCAACGCACCTGGCCTGCGCATCACCTCTATGTTTGCCCTGGCGATAGCGTCAGTTTAAAAAACCATGTGACCTTTCGCGACTACCTCCGCAATCACCCCGAAAAATGTGCGGAGTATGGCACTTTAAAAAGGAAATTGGCGCAGGAAAATCCCCATGACATCAATTGGTACATTGAGCAAAAAACGGCTTTTATTGTAGAATGCCTGCAAGCCAATGGGTTTGCAGCAACGGAACTCCGGGATATCGAGGAACAGAACAAAGCCTGA
- a CDS encoding amidohydrolase family protein has product MAFFAALITALNAQDSKKWDVNNPPGTFKEVAFSTTEGTWMNLDVSPDGKDIVFDLLGDIYAISAQGGEARLLRGGHAFEVQPKYSPDGQKILFTSDAGGGDNAWVMDRDGKNARQITKEDFRLVNNSIWTPDGEYIITRKHFTSQRSLGAGELWMYHLSGGKGIQLTSRKNDQQDLNEPNISPDGRYVYYSEDMSAGGIFQYNKDPNNQIFVIKQFDRETGKIETITGGAGGAVRPQVSRNGKLLAFVRRVRTQSVLYIRNLETAREWPVYNQLSKDQQEAWTIFGCYPGYAWTPDDQSIVIWANGKINKVDVNGFNKSVEIPFTCQVNQRVYDAVRFKQALNPATFDAKVIRHVATAPNEKYIVFNAVGYLWKKDLPNGTPQRLTKSTDFEFEPTFSPDGKSLLYVTHNDSASGTLRRIQLDNTAASPVSTEPANYRTPAYSPDGQLIVFKKDGSSAAMGPANTAKPGIYLLKVSGGPATFITAQGNNPRFNAKGDRIYYTLGGGMNMSMGSCKLDGTDERIHLRSTYGSQFTVSPDEKWVAFVDLHKVYIAAFPHSGTTLNLGSGGTDFPVKQVAKDAGINLHWSASSKILHYTLGNQYFSIPLEDRFEFIANKPDSSFKLPEKGIDIGLNVPMDKPTGFIAFTNARIITMKGEQVITNGTILVEGNTIKAVGNTGAVSIPKEAKIINCAGKTIMPGMIDAHAHPGHFNSGLTPQKYWPYYVNLAYGVTTVHDPSANTEWVFALSELQKSGLVTGPRVFSTGTILYGADGNMKAVINNLEDARSAIRRTKAYGAFSVKSYNQPRREQRQMIIQAARELGIEVVPEGGSFFYHNISMILDGHTTIEHNLPVHVLHNDVIQLWKNANTAYTPTLIVSFGAMSGEYYWYQHSNVWEKQRLLTYTPRSVIDTRSRHRTMVPEEEYNNGHILISQQLKKLTDVGVKVNMGAHGQLNGLGAHWETWMMAQGGMSNHQALKTATINPALSLGLDDHIGSLEPGKLADLLVLDKNPLESIYNTEFIRYTMVNGRLYDAEAMNEVGNRPKARGKFFWELNKNAEYEPLLHEETEGEGRCLCGRH; this is encoded by the coding sequence ATGGCATTTTTCGCTGCCCTCATCACCGCCCTCAACGCGCAGGATTCCAAAAAATGGGATGTCAACAACCCTCCCGGCACCTTCAAAGAAGTAGCCTTCTCAACCACGGAAGGCACCTGGATGAACCTGGACGTATCTCCGGATGGCAAAGACATTGTATTTGACCTGCTGGGAGATATTTATGCCATATCTGCCCAGGGAGGTGAAGCCCGCTTGTTGCGCGGCGGTCACGCCTTTGAGGTGCAACCCAAATACAGCCCCGATGGTCAAAAAATCCTGTTCACTTCTGATGCTGGTGGCGGCGATAATGCCTGGGTAATGGATCGTGATGGCAAAAACGCCCGACAGATCACCAAAGAGGATTTCCGCCTGGTCAACAACAGCATCTGGACCCCCGATGGTGAGTACATCATCACCCGCAAACACTTCACGTCCCAGCGCTCATTGGGCGCGGGTGAACTCTGGATGTACCACCTTAGCGGCGGCAAGGGTATTCAGCTTACGTCTCGCAAAAACGACCAGCAAGACCTCAACGAACCCAATATTTCACCTGATGGCCGTTACGTGTATTACAGCGAAGACATGTCTGCCGGGGGCATTTTTCAATACAACAAAGATCCCAACAACCAGATTTTTGTGATCAAACAGTTCGATCGGGAAACGGGTAAAATTGAAACCATCACGGGTGGGGCTGGAGGTGCAGTGCGCCCGCAAGTATCCCGGAACGGAAAACTCCTCGCTTTTGTACGGCGGGTGCGCACCCAATCGGTGTTGTACATTCGCAACCTGGAAACGGCACGGGAATGGCCAGTGTACAACCAGCTCTCGAAAGACCAACAAGAAGCCTGGACCATTTTTGGTTGCTACCCCGGTTATGCATGGACGCCCGACGACCAGTCCATCGTGATTTGGGCCAATGGCAAAATCAATAAAGTGGATGTCAATGGATTCAATAAATCGGTGGAGATTCCCTTCACCTGCCAGGTGAATCAACGGGTGTACGATGCGGTTCGGTTCAAACAAGCCCTGAATCCGGCTACTTTTGATGCCAAGGTGATTCGGCATGTGGCTACAGCGCCCAATGAAAAATACATTGTCTTCAATGCGGTGGGCTATTTGTGGAAAAAAGACCTGCCCAATGGGACGCCGCAACGTTTGACCAAAAGTACGGATTTTGAGTTTGAACCCACTTTTTCACCCGATGGGAAATCGTTGCTGTACGTGACCCACAACGACTCTGCTTCGGGCACTTTGCGGCGCATCCAGCTCGACAATACCGCAGCCAGTCCGGTATCCACCGAACCCGCCAATTACCGTACTCCAGCTTATTCTCCCGATGGCCAGCTGATTGTGTTCAAAAAAGACGGCTCCAGCGCGGCGATGGGCCCGGCCAATACCGCCAAGCCCGGCATTTACCTCCTGAAAGTCAGCGGTGGCCCGGCTACGTTTATCACGGCGCAAGGCAACAATCCCCGGTTCAATGCCAAGGGAGACCGCATTTATTACACCCTGGGTGGTGGCATGAACATGAGCATGGGCAGTTGCAAGTTGGACGGCACGGACGAACGGATTCACCTGCGCAGCACTTACGGCAGCCAGTTTACGGTATCTCCCGACGAAAAATGGGTGGCTTTTGTGGACTTGCACAAGGTGTATATTGCTGCTTTTCCCCATTCGGGTACCACCCTCAATTTGGGGAGTGGGGGGACTGATTTTCCGGTCAAACAAGTAGCCAAAGACGCGGGAATCAACCTGCATTGGAGTGCCAGTAGCAAAATTTTGCACTATACCCTGGGCAATCAGTACTTTTCGATTCCGCTCGAAGACCGCTTTGAGTTCATCGCCAATAAACCGGATTCCAGCTTTAAACTCCCCGAAAAAGGCATCGACATCGGCCTGAATGTGCCAATGGACAAGCCGACTGGCTTCATTGCCTTTACCAACGCCCGCATCATCACCATGAAAGGGGAGCAGGTCATCACCAACGGCACCATCCTGGTGGAAGGTAATACCATTAAAGCTGTAGGTAATACGGGCGCGGTGAGCATTCCCAAGGAAGCTAAAATCATCAACTGTGCGGGCAAAACCATCATGCCGGGGATGATTGATGCGCATGCGCACCCCGGGCATTTCAATTCGGGACTCACACCCCAAAAATACTGGCCGTACTATGTCAACCTGGCTTATGGCGTGACCACGGTACACGATCCGTCCGCCAATACCGAATGGGTTTTTGCGCTCAGCGAACTGCAAAAGAGTGGCTTGGTTACGGGACCCCGGGTCTTTTCAACGGGCACCATTTTGTACGGGGCTGATGGCAACATGAAGGCGGTGATCAACAATCTGGAAGACGCGCGCAGCGCCATTCGCCGCACCAAGGCTTACGGGGCTTTTTCGGTCAAAAGTTACAACCAGCCCCGGCGTGAACAACGCCAGATGATCATCCAGGCGGCACGGGAACTGGGCATCGAAGTGGTGCCGGAGGGAGGCTCGTTTTTTTACCACAACATTTCCATGATCCTGGACGGCCATACCACCATCGAACACAATCTGCCCGTCCACGTCTTGCACAACGACGTGATCCAGTTGTGGAAAAACGCCAATACGGCTTACACCCCCACGCTGATCGTGTCCTTCGGGGCGATGAGTGGCGAATACTACTGGTACCAGCATTCCAACGTCTGGGAAAAACAACGCCTGCTGACTTATACGCCCCGCAGCGTAATCGATACCCGCAGTCGGCACCGCACCATGGTGCCGGAAGAAGAATACAACAATGGCCACATCCTCATCTCGCAACAGCTGAAAAAACTGACCGATGTGGGGGTGAAAGTCAATATGGGTGCACACGGTCAACTCAATGGCCTCGGCGCACACTGGGAAACCTGGATGATGGCGCAAGGGGGCATGAGCAACCACCAGGCGCTGAAAACGGCGACGATCAACCCAGCGCTAAGCCTGGGCCTGGATGACCACATCGGCTCCCTGGAACCGGGCAAACTGGCTGACTTACTGGTGCTGGACAAAAACCCGCTGGAGAGCATTTACAACACGGAATTCATCCGCTATACCATGGTGAATGGCCGTTTGTACGATGCGGAGGCGATGAATGAAGTGGGCAATCGGCCTAAAGCACGGGGAAAATTCTTCTGGGAATTGAATAAAAATGCGGAATACGAGCCGCTGCTGCATGAGGAGACGGAAGGGGAAGGAAGGTGTTTGTGTGGGCGACATTGA
- a CDS encoding DUF6265 family protein, whose product MNRISLPLGLLFALLCSIVFGQKSDALKWVLGTWKMNTGNGLIVENWKILNDSTLYGKSVFVRNGTDTVPQESLELAYRKGIWSYISTVQGQNNNQHVAFKVVFQRGSEFICENPAHDFPQRIAYQRISATQMLASIEGLRKGRFSKQNFNYSQEEIPGGANVAIQQAIKNLPLSPKPAHKVLVLGSMHFDQSSNASDWKAKKEIDMLSPQKQQEMETLVQTLEKFKPTKICIEWPPNQDSLFNKRYNDYREGKWALKVGEYYQIGFRLAKVMGHSKVYCIDNKPKQPESLLEIEDWDKYVANAGGGAELERYERLNEQFNQYIDSLKYQLSLKDYLLFINSDAVKKEYKRLWFTGLVHVGNQRTYAGADLTGNWYQRNTRIFSNVKKLCSESEERILIIYGNSHAFILEEAFRSAQEFEVVPLSSLLK is encoded by the coding sequence ATGAACAGGATTTCTCTGCCCTTGGGCCTGCTTTTTGCACTCTTGTGCAGCATCGTTTTTGGCCAAAAATCGGATGCCCTCAAATGGGTGTTGGGCACCTGGAAAATGAATACAGGCAATGGTTTGATTGTCGAAAATTGGAAAATACTCAACGATAGCACCCTGTATGGAAAAAGTGTATTTGTGCGCAATGGCACCGACACCGTGCCGCAAGAATCCCTGGAACTGGCCTACCGCAAGGGCATCTGGTCGTATATTTCCACCGTACAGGGGCAAAACAACAACCAGCACGTAGCTTTTAAAGTTGTATTTCAACGCGGATCGGAGTTCATCTGCGAAAACCCCGCACACGATTTCCCCCAGCGCATTGCTTACCAACGCATTTCCGCTACCCAAATGTTGGCCAGCATTGAAGGTCTGCGCAAGGGGCGTTTTTCCAAACAAAACTTCAATTACAGCCAGGAGGAAATTCCCGGAGGAGCCAATGTAGCCATTCAACAAGCCATCAAAAACCTGCCACTCTCGCCAAAACCAGCCCACAAAGTACTGGTCTTGGGTTCGATGCATTTCGATCAGAGTTCCAATGCCAGCGATTGGAAAGCCAAGAAAGAAATCGACATGCTCAGCCCACAAAAGCAGCAGGAAATGGAAACCCTGGTACAAACCCTGGAGAAATTCAAACCCACCAAAATTTGCATCGAATGGCCGCCCAACCAGGATTCCCTGTTCAACAAACGTTACAACGACTACCGTGAGGGGAAATGGGCTTTAAAAGTGGGTGAGTACTACCAAATCGGCTTCCGCCTGGCCAAAGTCATGGGCCATTCCAAAGTTTACTGCATCGACAACAAACCCAAACAACCCGAATCTTTGCTTGAAATTGAAGACTGGGACAAATATGTGGCCAATGCGGGCGGTGGTGCCGAACTGGAACGTTACGAACGGCTTAACGAACAATTCAACCAGTACATCGACTCCCTCAAATACCAACTTTCGCTGAAAGACTATCTTTTGTTCATCAATAGCGACGCAGTCAAAAAGGAATACAAAAGACTCTGGTTCACGGGGCTGGTTCACGTGGGCAACCAACGCACTTACGCCGGTGCAGATTTAACGGGTAACTGGTACCAACGCAACACCCGGATTTTTAGCAATGTGAAAAAACTGTGCAGCGAATCCGAAGAACGTATCCTGATCATTTATGGCAATTCCCATGCATTTATCCTGGAGGAAGCTTTCCGGTCTGCGCAGGAGTTTGAAGTTGTTCCGCTGAGCAGTTTACTAAAATGA
- a CDS encoding tryptophanase, translating to MKTIIEPFRIKSVEPIRMTSREERKLLMRAAHYNPFLLHSDDVMIDFLTDSGTSAMSAAQWAGIMRGDESYAGSPSFGRFEAAVRELMPFEHIIPTHQGRAAEKILFSIVGGKGKIIPNNAHFDTTRANVEYSGATALDLLIVEGRNPSSLHPFKGNMDVQKLRTLLEAEHQSVPLVMLTLTNNSGGGQPVSMENIKAVKALCQEFGKPLFFDSCRFAENAYFIKLREPDYQHHSVKSIVREMFSYADGMTMSAKKDALVNIGGWLALNNADWAQQARNLLIITEGFPTYGGLAGRDLEAIAVGLSEIVEEDYLQYRIRSTQYLGEALLKLGIPIVQPVGGHAVYIDAKAFLPHIPALQYPAQALVVAMYEIGGIRACEIGSVMFGRQTDGSEKAAAMELVRLAIPRRVYTQSHIDYVIECFETIVAEKDQLRGMKIVEEPPTLRHFTAKFDWVD from the coding sequence ATGAAAACCATCATTGAACCTTTTCGGATCAAGTCCGTTGAGCCCATCCGTATGACCAGCCGCGAAGAGCGGAAGTTGCTGATGCGGGCAGCCCATTACAACCCCTTTCTGCTGCATTCTGACGATGTCATGATCGATTTTTTGACCGATTCGGGCACCTCGGCCATGAGTGCAGCGCAATGGGCGGGCATCATGCGGGGTGATGAAAGTTACGCGGGCAGCCCCTCTTTTGGGCGTTTTGAAGCTGCGGTACGTGAACTGATGCCCTTTGAGCACATCATTCCCACTCATCAGGGACGGGCGGCTGAAAAAATCCTCTTCTCCATCGTGGGTGGAAAGGGCAAAATCATCCCCAACAACGCGCACTTTGACACCACTCGCGCCAACGTGGAATATTCGGGTGCTACTGCCCTCGATTTGCTGATTGTGGAAGGGCGCAATCCCTCGTCGTTACATCCTTTTAAAGGCAACATGGACGTCCAAAAACTGCGCACATTGTTGGAAGCAGAACATCAGTCCGTTCCCCTGGTGATGCTGACCCTGACCAACAACTCTGGCGGTGGCCAACCCGTATCGATGGAAAACATCAAGGCCGTAAAAGCCTTGTGCCAGGAGTTTGGGAAACCCCTGTTTTTTGACAGTTGTCGTTTTGCCGAAAATGCCTATTTCATCAAACTGCGGGAACCCGATTATCAACACCACAGCGTAAAAAGCATCGTCAGGGAAATGTTTTCCTACGCCGATGGCATGACGATGAGTGCCAAAAAAGACGCCCTGGTGAACATTGGGGGCTGGTTGGCGCTCAACAATGCGGATTGGGCGCAACAGGCCCGCAATTTGCTCATCATTACCGAAGGTTTTCCTACCTACGGCGGCTTGGCCGGGCGTGATCTGGAAGCCATTGCCGTTGGACTCAGTGAAATAGTAGAAGAAGATTATTTGCAATACCGGATTCGTTCCACGCAATACCTGGGCGAGGCTTTGCTGAAACTGGGGATTCCGATTGTACAACCCGTGGGCGGCCACGCGGTGTACATCGACGCCAAGGCTTTTTTACCCCATATCCCGGCCTTGCAGTACCCGGCTCAAGCACTGGTGGTGGCGATGTACGAAATCGGGGGGATTCGCGCCTGCGAAATTGGTTCCGTCATGTTTGGCCGACAGACGGATGGGAGTGAAAAAGCGGCGGCGATGGAACTGGTTCGACTGGCCATTCCCCGGCGGGTGTACACCCAAAGCCACATCGACTACGTGATCGAATGTTTTGAAACAATTGTGGCGGAAAAAGACCAATTGCGGGGGATGAAGATCGTGGAAGAACCGCCGACTTTAAGGCATTTTACAGCGAAATTTGACTGGGTGGATTAG